A stretch of Aedes aegypti strain LVP_AGWG chromosome 2, AaegL5.0 Primary Assembly, whole genome shotgun sequence DNA encodes these proteins:
- the LOC5568476 gene encoding growth arrest and DNA damage-inducible protein GADD45 alpha, which translates to MVVAKGSDSLKMISKAGFKTVGIGQNVRSTLVKARDEARVVVGIANAIRSLTENPSNFLFCFVAPPKQHDSAAHMQEVLLEAFCFENDIYIIKVDNADKLSRLLGSSDLAGCALVSKPHSSSDTEEEFSRSENILIDHCELYWDEPVKPVIKLPEK; encoded by the exons ATGGTAGTTGCTAAAGGATCAGATTCGCTTAAAATGATCAGCAAAGCTGGCTTCAAAACGGTTGGGATCGGACAGAACGTCCGATCGACCCTGGTGAAGGCTCGCGATGAAGCGCGAGTCGTGGTGGGCATTGCCAACGCCATCCGAAGCCTTACGGAAAATCCCTCTAATTTCCTGTTCTGCTTCGTTGCTCCACCAAAGCAGCACGACAGTGCCGCTCACATGCAGGAGGTTCTGCTGGAAGCATTCTGCTTCGAGAACGACATCTACATCATCAAA GTAGACAACGCGGATAAACTCAGCCGCCTACTGGGTTCCTCCGACTTGGCCGGCTGCGCTTTGGTGAGCAAGCCTCATTCCAGCAGCGATACAGAGGAGGAATTCTCCCGCAGCGAAAACATTCTAATCGACCACTGCGAACTGTATTGGGATGAGCCTGTTAAACCCGTCATCAAGTTACCAGAGAAGTGA